The DNA window gCGATCAACTCATTGATCTTGATATGTTCATAATCTGCTTTTGTTCGATATTGTTTCTCTGGAGTAAATCTAAAACGTGGCGGTAGAACCCAATCTGACCTCCTACTTGGGTCTACTATTTTTGGTACTAGTGATTCATACAAATCGGCAATTTTTATATCGGCAGAGTCTTGTTCTGCTTCTGCTGCTTCTTTCGCCGCCTCCtctgtttcatttttttgtttctcaAGTTGCTCTTTTTGTGAAAGTCTTGATGATCTTCTAATATTATGATCAGCCACCGTAGATCTACTGTTTTTTGttactttttcatttggttTTTTATCTTCTATATAGTCTGATGAGTTACTTCTTGATTCTCGatcgtcatcttcatttgggcctaattttatctttggAAAATCGTCATTCAATGTGGGCGTAGGTGACTTGGAAGTATTAACTGATGAACCATTCAATGCCGTTGTCGTGGCATCTTCGTCATGcttaatctttttataGTACCTAGTGTGATCCCTTCTTCTAATGTCATTTATATCTACTTTGCCACTTTCAGAGATGCCCTTTTGGAAAGTGTTGATCAAAAAATAGTCGGTGTAAGATTCAAATTCTAAAGGTTTCAGATTGTTTACTAAATTTGCAATATCTTCTGTCAATTTGGCACTTTTCTCGTTTAACTCTTTTAGCTGTTTTATACTGTTTTTTCctattgataatgaaaacaTAGTGACTGCAAAGGGGCTTGATATTATATCTTGGGTATTTTCttaattaatttctttcttcacgAAAACACCTCGTTTTATTGTTgtataaaaaataatttgaaaggtAAAAAGAAAGCTAATTGACGGGGATATGTAGTCTGCTAAAGCAGGTtatcttttgatttcttctttgaattattttttttttactgtcatcaaatttttttgcctTGTAATGTTACGTTTTCTCATTTCCGTTAACAAAATTTGGGATTCGTCGTGAGCGTGTCgcaagagaaaaattggCACAGTAAAGAAGATTACGCACATAAATCATCACTTTTCATGAGGTCTATTGCACGGAAGCACATGTCGATTACAAGATAGttcttgaataaaatatgCATACTGTATAAGTATATGGTTCTATTAAATAATGACGACAAGTACGGGATGGCGTCACgacaaaaatatcaaacaTACGGTTTTATCAGGATTAGCACGTCTGGAACGTTGAGAAAAGGCACCAATGCAAAATTGACCTTTCTATAATTTGCCGATCGAATCCATCATGTCCATTAAGTCATCATCCAGCTGATTATTGGCCGAATCCTTCTTATTTCCCTTCTCTTTCTCCTCTTGTATAGATGAACAGAGATCAGAACCAGTAGCAGGACCGACATTATTTTCAGCAATGGTACGGATCCAATTGCATACTTGGGTTACAAATGGTTTCGAATTTGGTACGAAGTGACTGCCAGCGTGTTTTAACAATGTGCGTTTGTCTGACGGCCATGAGTTATACAATCTCATCACCCTGTCCTCCGTAACAACTTCATCTAGTTCACCCAGAACATGCAGCGCCGGTATTGTGATTGTGTTTGTTTCGTATAGACCATCATAAGGCTTCGATTCTAGTCTGAACCCActaaatgaaataaaaaatttcaaaagcGGTTGCTGTTCCGTCGTTAAGTTAAGTATGCCGTTCAGGTTTGTTGCTAGATACCCCCCTAGGCCCGCACCTTGGCTAAATCCTATGATACCGTCGAATGGGCCATTCTTAATAATGTATTCTCGTAAATAATTGATAGTTTTAGGTTTGATTTCAAACTC is part of the Kazachstania africana CBS 2517 chromosome 1, complete genome genome and encodes:
- the FSH3 gene encoding putative serine hydrolase (similar to Saccharomyces cerevisiae FSH3 (YOR280C); ancestral locus Anc_8.740), translated to MNKILMLHGFLQSDKIFSGKTGGLRKALKKLGYELHYPCGTEVIPANDVGLEEDTDAEMFGWFVRNKDSFTEFEIKPKTINYLREYIIKNGPFDGIIGFSQGAGLGGYLATNLNGILNLTTEQQPLLKFFISFSGFRLESKPYDGLYETNTITIPALHVLGELDEVVTEDRVMRLYNSWPSDKRTLLKHAGSHFVPNSKPFVTQVCNWIRTIAENNVGPATGSDLCSSIQEEKEKGNKKDSANNQLDDDLMDMMDSIGKL
- the RFM1 gene encoding Rfm1p (similar to Saccharomyces cerevisiae RFM1 (YOR279C); ancestral locus Anc_8.738), with product MFSLSIGKNSIKQLKELNEKSAKLTEDIANLVNNLKPLEFESYTDYFLINTFQKGISESGKVDINDIRRRDHTRYYKKIKHDEDATTTALNGSSVNTSKSPTPTLNDDFPKIKLGPNEDDDRESRSNSSDYIEDKKPNEKVTKNSRSTVADHNIRRSSRLSQKEQLEKQKNETEEAAKEAAEAEQDSADIKIADLYESLVPKIVDPSRRSDWVLPPRFRFTPEKQYRTKADYEHIKINELIANKKIRTVLSKFDGGVAGIRKRDWNSVADD